The following proteins are encoded in a genomic region of Synechococcus sp. CBW1002:
- a CDS encoding L,D-transpeptidase family protein, giving the protein MPDKRFQPFQKADPICRGLRQTALAGLITLGLAAGMSAPDAHASTQTSAGSQLVDTKQGVAVATPASDEAPGGRELVLDRRQRRLLVLENGQEIRRFPVAVGMPGWETPVGRFEVMELRTNPVWQHPANGRLIPPGPANPLGSRWIGFYRDCKGRRGFNGQEHLVVQGCVTAGFHGTPNRASVGQAVSHGCVRLYDEHVQALYNLVQLGTPVTVLP; this is encoded by the coding sequence ATGCCGGACAAGCGGTTCCAGCCGTTCCAAAAGGCGGATCCCATCTGCCGCGGGCTGCGCCAGACCGCCCTGGCTGGACTGATCACCCTGGGGCTGGCAGCGGGAATGAGCGCTCCTGACGCCCATGCCAGCACTCAGACCAGTGCCGGCAGCCAGCTGGTTGACACCAAGCAGGGCGTGGCGGTGGCCACCCCAGCCTCAGACGAGGCCCCCGGTGGACGGGAGCTGGTGCTGGATCGCCGCCAGCGACGCCTGCTGGTGCTCGAGAACGGCCAGGAAATCCGGCGCTTTCCGGTGGCGGTCGGCATGCCGGGCTGGGAAACCCCCGTGGGCCGGTTCGAGGTGATGGAGCTGCGGACCAATCCGGTCTGGCAGCACCCGGCCAACGGCCGCCTGATTCCCCCCGGACCGGCCAACCCCCTCGGCAGCCGCTGGATCGGCTTCTACCGCGACTGCAAGGGCCGCCGCGGCTTCAACGGCCAGGAGCACCTGGTGGTGCAGGGGTGCGTCACCGCCGGCTTCCATGGCACGCCCAACCGCGCCAGCGTCGGGCAGGCGGTATCGCACGGCTGCGTTCGCCTGTACGACGAGCACGTGCAGGCGCTGTACAACCTGGTCCAGCTGGGAACCCCCGTCACGGTCCTGCCGTGA
- the menB gene encoding 1,4-dihydroxy-2-naphthoyl-CoA synthase, which yields MSTPPQPVIWQSTGSYEDIRFEISEEGIARITIDRPHKRNAFRPRTVQELCDAFSRVRDNPRIGVVLFTGAGPAADGGWAFCAGGDQSVRGDGGYLDETGLPRLNVLDLQRLIRSLPKVVIALVAGYAIGGGQVLHLLCDLSLAAENAVFGQTGPRVGSFDGGFGAGYLARVVGQRKAREIWFLCRQYNAQEALAMGLVNQVVPLEQLEAEGVSWARQVLRHSPTAIRCLKAAFNAETDGLAGLQELAGQATHLFYRTDEGQEGRNAFLEKREPDFSSSAWLP from the coding sequence TTGAGCACGCCCCCCCAGCCGGTGATCTGGCAGAGCACCGGGTCGTACGAGGACATCCGCTTCGAGATCAGTGAGGAGGGAATCGCCCGCATCACGATTGATCGTCCCCATAAACGCAACGCCTTCCGGCCCCGCACGGTGCAGGAGCTCTGCGACGCCTTTTCGCGGGTGCGCGACAACCCCCGCATCGGCGTGGTGCTGTTCACCGGTGCCGGTCCGGCGGCCGATGGCGGTTGGGCCTTCTGCGCCGGCGGCGACCAGAGCGTGCGGGGTGACGGCGGTTACCTGGATGAGACGGGCCTGCCCCGCCTCAATGTGCTCGACCTGCAGCGACTGATCCGCAGCCTGCCCAAGGTGGTGATTGCCCTGGTCGCCGGCTACGCCATCGGCGGCGGCCAGGTGCTGCATCTGCTCTGTGATCTGAGTCTGGCGGCGGAGAACGCGGTGTTCGGCCAGACCGGGCCCCGGGTCGGCAGCTTCGACGGCGGTTTCGGCGCCGGCTACCTGGCCCGGGTGGTGGGGCAACGCAAGGCCCGCGAGATCTGGTTTCTCTGCAGGCAATACAACGCCCAGGAGGCCCTGGCGATGGGGTTGGTGAATCAGGTGGTGCCCCTGGAGCAGTTGGAGGCCGAGGGAGTGAGCTGGGCCCGCCAGGTGCTGCGCCACAGCCCCACGGCGATCCGCTGCCTCAAGGCCGCCTTCAATGCCGAAACCGACGGGCTGGCGGGCCTGCAGGAACTGGCGGGTCAGGCCACCCATCTCTTCTACCGAACCGATGAGGGCCAGGAGGGTCGCAATGCCTTCCTTGAAAAACGCGAGCCCGACTTCTCCTCCTCAGCCTGGCTACCTTGA
- the menD gene encoding 2-succinyl-5-enolpyruvyl-6-hydroxy-3-cyclohexene-1-carboxylic-acid synthase encodes MAAAAQRNLQAALTLLAELQSAGLQHLVLCPGSRSGPLAVAAGLQQQRGLWLHTAIDERSAAFFALGLGRAEGRAAAVVTTSGTAVANLLPAVVEADYGAIPLLLLTADRPLALKGCGANQTVNQQDFLRANCRWYGEGPPEGLADASETSLRNLAWQAMAATAGSPAPSGPVHLNLPFSEPLHGNATDLLALAAASLPETPNRASSELLDPSVAHPFNPEPPDQPVRQRAEPLGQPAQPAATHSSPLAGSPGDAPHLDPDLPGVVVAGPWRGPMAAFPAFLEALRQWQRRSGWPVLADALSSLRGCPGLELICSYDLLLCHPDLLLGPTDLASPQGQPLQVLRLGPLPASRRLQQWLGTGHQRQVLISEAEPRPLDPLGTGALQWDGGLVSWLASAPPAWRSGSPAPDCLALGRQWHQAEQAMQTWLDQKLQPDPSAGLNEPGLARWLSQRLPADLPLLLANSSPVRDWESFGSSCAPHRPVFSFRGASGIDGTLSLACGIAEALGAAVLVCGDLALLHDCNGWLWQQQLRGRLTVLLIDNGGGGIFEQLSIRPSDEALVDFERLFAMPQAVDPCALAAAHGVPARSINSWSTLEETLAWALQLPMALVRLRTDRRADASRRQHLRTMAAARPDPS; translated from the coding sequence GTGGCGGCCGCGGCCCAGCGCAACCTGCAGGCGGCCCTCACCCTGCTGGCGGAGCTGCAGAGCGCTGGCCTGCAGCATCTGGTGTTGTGTCCCGGCAGCCGCTCCGGTCCTCTGGCAGTGGCCGCAGGGCTGCAACAGCAACGGGGCCTGTGGCTGCACACCGCGATCGACGAGCGCTCGGCAGCCTTCTTCGCCCTCGGATTAGGTCGTGCCGAGGGTCGGGCCGCCGCGGTGGTCACCACCTCCGGCACGGCGGTGGCGAATCTGCTGCCGGCCGTGGTGGAGGCCGACTACGGCGCCATCCCCCTGCTGCTGCTCACGGCCGACCGGCCCCTCGCCCTGAAGGGATGCGGTGCCAATCAGACCGTGAACCAGCAGGACTTCCTGCGGGCCAACTGCCGCTGGTATGGAGAAGGCCCGCCCGAGGGACTGGCCGATGCCAGCGAGACATCGCTGCGCAACCTGGCGTGGCAGGCCATGGCCGCCACCGCCGGATCCCCTGCTCCATCAGGACCGGTGCATCTGAATCTGCCCTTCAGCGAACCCCTGCACGGCAACGCCACCGACCTGCTGGCTCTGGCGGCGGCAAGCCTTCCAGAAACACCCAATCGAGCGTCTTCAGAGCTCCTCGATCCATCCGTTGCACACCCGTTCAATCCTGAGCCTCCTGATCAGCCCGTCAGGCAACGTGCCGAGCCCTTAGGACAACCTGCCCAGCCAGCGGCCACCCACTCCAGCCCTTTGGCCGGTTCACCTGGCGATGCACCCCACCTGGATCCCGACCTCCCCGGAGTGGTGGTGGCGGGACCCTGGCGCGGGCCGATGGCAGCCTTTCCTGCCTTCCTGGAGGCCCTGCGCCAGTGGCAACGGCGCAGCGGCTGGCCGGTGCTGGCCGATGCGCTCTCCAGCCTGCGTGGCTGTCCTGGTCTGGAACTGATCTGCAGCTACGACCTGCTGTTGTGCCACCCCGACCTGCTGCTGGGCCCGACCGATCTGGCCAGCCCTCAAGGGCAGCCCTTGCAGGTGCTGCGGCTGGGTCCACTGCCGGCCAGCCGACGGTTGCAGCAGTGGCTGGGCACTGGCCACCAGCGGCAGGTACTGATCAGCGAAGCGGAACCACGGCCCCTGGATCCGCTCGGCACCGGAGCCCTGCAGTGGGATGGGGGGTTGGTCTCCTGGCTGGCCTCCGCCCCACCGGCCTGGCGATCGGGCTCCCCGGCGCCCGACTGCCTGGCCCTGGGGAGGCAATGGCACCAGGCAGAACAGGCGATGCAGACGTGGCTGGATCAGAAGCTGCAGCCAGACCCTTCCGCCGGGCTCAACGAACCGGGCCTGGCCCGATGGTTGAGTCAGCGGCTGCCGGCCGATCTGCCGCTGCTTCTGGCCAACAGCAGCCCCGTGCGGGACTGGGAGAGCTTCGGGTCATCATGCGCCCCGCACCGCCCCGTGTTCTCCTTCCGCGGCGCCTCCGGCATCGACGGCACCCTCTCGCTCGCCTGCGGCATCGCCGAAGCCCTGGGGGCGGCGGTGCTGGTCTGCGGTGATCTGGCCCTGCTGCACGACTGCAACGGCTGGCTCTGGCAGCAGCAGCTGCGCGGCCGGCTCACGGTGCTGCTGATCGACAACGGCGGCGGCGGCATCTTCGAGCAGCTCTCGATTCGACCCAGCGACGAGGCACTGGTCGATTTCGAGCGTCTGTTCGCCATGCCGCAGGCGGTCGATCCTTGTGCCCTGGCCGCCGCCCACGGAGTCCCGGCCCGTTCGATCAACAGTTGGAGCACCCTGGAGGAAACCCTGGCCTGGGCCCTTCAACTCCCGATGGCCCTGGTGCGGCTGCGGACCGACCGCCGCGCCGATGCCAGCCGGCGCCAGCACTTGCGCACAATGGCGGCAGCACGACCCGATCCCTCTTGA
- the lepB gene encoding signal peptidase I, with translation MAAEGASWWQAVRRQLQSLLLWLVLALLLRWWVLEPRWIPSGSMLPTLQLEDRVLVEKLRARLDLPLPLGTIVVFHPPSPLIAAGYDPRAALIKRIVAEPGDRVEVRQGRLWRNGEPVSLDWAPELIDYDLEPLTVPAGHHFVLGDNRNSSLDSHLWGSLPDDCLIGSALWRYWPLQRFGSLPRLPSADLDGATEHLG, from the coding sequence ATGGCAGCCGAGGGCGCGAGCTGGTGGCAGGCCGTGCGGCGCCAGTTGCAGTCGCTGCTGCTGTGGCTGGTGCTGGCCCTGCTGCTGCGTTGGTGGGTGCTGGAACCGCGCTGGATTCCCTCCGGCTCGATGCTGCCCACCCTGCAGCTGGAGGATCGGGTGCTGGTGGAGAAGCTGCGCGCCCGGCTGGATCTGCCCCTGCCCCTGGGCACGATCGTGGTATTCCATCCCCCCAGCCCTCTGATCGCGGCGGGTTATGACCCCAGGGCTGCCCTGATCAAGCGGATCGTGGCCGAACCTGGCGATCGGGTGGAGGTGCGGCAGGGCCGCCTCTGGCGCAACGGCGAACCCGTTTCCCTCGATTGGGCTCCTGAGCTGATCGATTACGACCTGGAACCCCTCACCGTGCCTGCGGGACATCATTTCGTGCTGGGCGATAACCGCAACAGCAGCCTCGATTCCCACCTCTGGGGAAGCTTGCCGGATGACTGCCTGATCGGCTCGGCCCTGTGGCGTTACTGGCCGTTGCAACGCTTCGGATCGTTGCCGCGATTGCCGTCCGCTGATCTCGATGGTGCTACCGAACACTTGGGTTAG